In a single window of the Nicotiana tomentosiformis chromosome 8, ASM39032v3, whole genome shotgun sequence genome:
- the LOC138898156 gene encoding uncharacterized protein, with protein MSDLIELGMVDFDIIMGMGCVYSCFTKLNCRTRTVRFAFPNESVIEWKGDDVVPNGRLISYLKAAKMINKGCIYHLVQVTDTDVVAPTLEFVPVVNEFPGVFSDELLGIPPDREIDFGIYVMPDTQPISIPPYIMVPA; from the coding sequence atgtccgatctcattgaattagggatggtcgattttgatataATAATGGGAATGGGCTGTGTTTACTCATGTTTTACCAAGCTTAattgccgaaccaggactgttaggttcgcatttccaaatgagtcagtcattgagtggaagggggatgatgtggtgccgaacGGTAggcttatttcttaccttaaggccgcaaagatgatcaacaagggatgtatttaccatttggtccaggTTACCGACACCGATGTTgtggcacctacacttgagttcgtgcctgttgtgaatgaatttccaggagTCTTTTCCGATGAGCTccttgggatcccaccagacagggagattgattttgggatttatgtgatgccagacacacagcctatatctattccaccgtacatAATGGTACCAGcataa